A region of Phocoena phocoena chromosome 17, mPhoPho1.1, whole genome shotgun sequence DNA encodes the following proteins:
- the LOC136136866 gene encoding large ribosomal subunit protein uL15-like → MFYNTRIHKIAPILHLIVQCSDSVDEMKGLVSNTGEENGFQMLGKHCKHPGGRSNAGGMHHHRNNFDKYHPGYFGKVGMRHYHLKRNQSFCPTVNLDKLWTLVSEQTGVNAAKNKIGAAPIIDVVQSVTTKFWGRESSRSSLSS, encoded by the coding sequence ATGTTTTATAATACTAGGATCCATAAAATAGCCCCCATTTTACACTTAATTGTGCAGTGTTCAGATTCTGTTGATGAAATGAAAGGACTAGTATCAAACACTGGGGAGGAAAATGGTTTTCAAATGTTAGGCAAACACTGTAAGCACCCAGGAGGCCGCAGTAATGCTGGTGGCATGCATCACCACAGGAACAATTTTGACAAATATCACCCAGGATACTTTGGGAAAGTTGGTATGAGGCATTACCACTTAAAGAGGAACCAGAGCTTCTGCCCAACTGTCAACCTTGATAAATTGTGGACCTTGGTCAGTGAGCAGACAGGGGTAAATGCTGCCAAGAACAAGATTGGAGCTGCTCCTATCATTGATGTGGTGCAATCAGTTACTACAAAGttctggggaagggaaagctCCCGAAGCAGCCTGTCATCATGA